A section of the Paenibacillus yonginensis genome encodes:
- the uxaC gene encoding glucuronate isomerase, giving the protein MKPFIHEDFLLQSEEARLLYHEYAKSMPIIDYHCHLDPKLIADNQPFTSITDVWLGGDHYKWRALRTFGVEERYITGSASDEEKFAKWSEVLPYTIGNPLYHWSALELKTYFGVEEQLQPGNWRDIYDHCNRLLAQDEFKPQGLITRSKVKWVCTTDDPADDLAHHARISASQKQAGREQGLGQGGQGDAVFATRVTPTFRPDKALQIGADSFPDYVKQLEQAAGFTITSYALMERALLERADYFDQQGCLISDHGFTHLPYAEAAPSELEDIFNRRLNGQTLTSLECDQYTTALFLALGRKYAELGWTMQLHIGAIRNPNSRKFHELGPDTGYDTIGDNTYADRLYKLLDGLERTNELPKTILYNLNSSQNDVLAAMVGSFQGEGIKGKVQFGSGWWYNDQKDGMLKQLTSLSNLGLLSCFVGMLTDSRSFLSYTRHEYFRRVLCNLIGGWAANGEAPRDLPFLGQMVQDICYYNADRYFRLCLHAGEQQRV; this is encoded by the coding sequence ATGAAACCTTTTATTCATGAGGATTTTCTGCTGCAATCGGAGGAAGCACGTTTACTCTATCATGAGTATGCCAAAAGCATGCCGATTATCGACTATCATTGTCATTTGGACCCTAAGCTGATCGCGGATAATCAGCCGTTTACCAGCATCACGGACGTATGGCTGGGCGGGGACCATTACAAATGGCGGGCTTTAAGAACGTTTGGCGTAGAGGAGCGATATATTACCGGCAGTGCTTCGGATGAAGAGAAATTCGCCAAGTGGAGCGAAGTGCTTCCCTATACGATTGGCAATCCGCTTTACCACTGGTCTGCATTGGAGCTCAAAACGTATTTTGGCGTAGAAGAGCAGCTTCAGCCGGGCAATTGGCGGGACATTTACGATCACTGCAACCGGCTGCTGGCTCAAGATGAATTCAAGCCGCAGGGGCTGATCACACGCTCCAAGGTCAAATGGGTCTGCACCACCGATGATCCGGCGGATGATCTGGCCCATCATGCCCGAATCTCCGCAAGCCAGAAGCAGGCGGGTCGGGAACAGGGACTGGGACAGGGCGGCCAAGGGGATGCGGTTTTTGCCACCCGGGTGACGCCAACGTTCCGGCCGGATAAAGCGCTGCAGATCGGGGCGGACTCTTTTCCGGATTATGTTAAGCAACTGGAGCAGGCTGCCGGGTTTACAATCACGTCTTATGCCCTTATGGAACGTGCTTTGCTCGAGCGGGCCGATTATTTCGATCAGCAGGGCTGCCTGATCTCCGATCACGGGTTCACTCATCTGCCTTATGCGGAGGCTGCGCCGTCTGAGCTGGAGGATATTTTTAACAGACGGCTGAATGGACAGACGTTAACCAGCCTGGAATGCGATCAATATACGACGGCTTTGTTCCTTGCGCTCGGACGCAAATATGCAGAGCTTGGCTGGACCATGCAGCTGCATATCGGAGCGATCCGCAATCCGAATTCGCGCAAGTTTCACGAGCTCGGTCCGGATACGGGTTATGATACGATCGGAGATAACACTTATGCAGACCGTTTATACAAGCTGCTTGACGGTTTGGAACGTACGAATGAGCTGCCGAAGACGATCCTCTACAACCTGAACAGTTCGCAAAACGATGTGCTGGCCGCGATGGTTGGCTCCTTCCAGGGCGAGGGCATCAAAGGGAAGGTGCAATTCGGCTCTGGCTGGTGGTATAACGACCAGAAGGACGGCATGCTCAAGCAGCTCACGTCACTGTCTAATCTCGGCCTGCTGAGCTGCTTTGTGGGCATGCTCACGGATTCCAGATCGTTCCTGTCGTACACGCGCCATGAGTATTTCCGCCGGGTGCTGTGTAATTTGATAGGGGGCTGGGCTGCGAACGGAGAAGCGCCGCGGGATCTTCCGTTCCTTGGACAGATGGTGCAGGATATTTGTTATTATAATGCGGACCGGTATTTTCGTTTATGCCTACATGCAGGGGAACAGCAGCGGGTTTAG
- a CDS encoding mannitol dehydrogenase family protein: protein MLHLSLSGLADESGWQSVGVELPQFDIGQMVRNTEENPQWIHFGLGQIFRAFVANCQQKLLDTGKAETGIISVVPHDMESIDKLYKPHDQLTLLVQMNANGDFQKKVVASIAEVLGADPQREQDDRRLAEIFEHPGLQMVSFTITEKGYSLTGADGEYLDSVRKDMANGPERPEHLMSKIASLAYRRYLAGAYPLTFVSLDNCSHNGDKLMSSIVAIAKEWAEKGWVEPNFLTYLEDESRVAFPLTMIDKITPRPSEKIKHQLEQLGIAGMDMIGGGGRSFNAPFVNAESSGYLVIEDKFAGGRPPLEEAGVIFTDRDTVIKVETMKVTTCLNPLHTALAVTGCLLGYSLIADEMKDDTLRRLVEKIGYDEGLPVVVDPGILNPRAFLDTVLQERFPNPFIPDTPQRIAADTSQKVGIRFGETIKSYRDRKDLNPAELTGIPLAIAAWCRYLLGVDDEGKPMRISPDPLLEMLQKHLSGTTLGAKTSAVRGILEEERLFGVRLYEVGLGEKIEGLFHEMLEGPGAVRRTLEKYLKKE, encoded by the coding sequence ATGCTTCACTTATCTTTGAGCGGCCTTGCTGATGAATCAGGCTGGCAGTCCGTGGGCGTGGAGCTTCCCCAGTTTGACATCGGGCAGATGGTGAGGAACACGGAAGAGAATCCGCAGTGGATTCATTTTGGCTTGGGTCAGATTTTTCGGGCTTTTGTGGCGAACTGCCAGCAGAAGCTGCTGGACACTGGCAAAGCGGAAACGGGCATCATATCCGTTGTTCCCCATGATATGGAGAGCATCGACAAGCTCTATAAACCGCATGACCAGCTGACCCTGCTGGTGCAGATGAACGCTAACGGCGATTTCCAGAAGAAAGTGGTTGCCAGCATTGCCGAAGTGCTCGGGGCTGATCCGCAGCGGGAGCAGGACGACCGGCGGCTGGCGGAGATTTTTGAACATCCGGGTCTGCAAATGGTCAGCTTCACGATTACGGAGAAAGGTTATTCTCTGACGGGCGCGGACGGCGAATATTTGGACAGCGTTCGCAAAGATATGGCTAACGGGCCGGAGCGGCCGGAACATTTGATGAGCAAAATAGCTTCGCTTGCCTACCGTCGTTATCTGGCAGGAGCGTATCCGCTGACGTTCGTCAGCCTGGATAACTGCTCCCATAACGGGGATAAGCTGATGAGCAGTATCGTAGCGATTGCAAAGGAATGGGCTGAAAAAGGGTGGGTCGAGCCGAATTTTCTCACCTATCTGGAGGATGAAAGCCGGGTAGCGTTCCCGCTGACGATGATCGATAAAATCACGCCGCGCCCTTCGGAGAAGATTAAGCATCAGCTGGAGCAGCTGGGGATCGCGGGTATGGATATGATCGGAGGCGGCGGTCGTTCGTTTAACGCCCCTTTCGTGAATGCCGAGAGCAGCGGATATCTGGTGATAGAAGACAAGTTTGCGGGCGGGCGCCCTCCGCTTGAAGAAGCCGGCGTCATCTTCACAGACCGGGATACGGTGATCAAGGTCGAGACGATGAAGGTGACCACCTGCCTCAATCCGCTGCATACCGCGCTGGCCGTCACTGGCTGTCTGCTGGGTTACAGCTTGATAGCGGACGAAATGAAGGATGATACGCTGCGCCGCTTGGTGGAAAAGATCGGTTATGACGAAGGGCTGCCGGTCGTCGTAGACCCGGGCATCCTGAATCCGAGAGCGTTTCTGGATACGGTGCTGCAGGAACGCTTCCCTAACCCGTTTATTCCGGATACGCCGCAGCGGATCGCTGCCGACACCTCGCAGAAGGTTGGCATCCGCTTCGGGGAGACGATCAAGTCTTACCGGGACCGCAAAGACCTGAATCCGGCTGAGCTGACGGGCATTCCGCTGGCGATTGCCGCCTGGTGCCGGTATTTGCTGGGGGTGGACGATGAAGGCAAGCCAATGCGGATCAGTCCGGACCCGCTGCTGGAGATGCTGCAGAAGCATTTAAGCGGGACGACGCTGGGCGCCAAGACGTCTGCGGTGCGCGGTATTTTGGAGGAGGAACGCCTCTTTGGCGTGCGGCTGTATGAAGTTGGACTGGGCGAGAAGATCGAGGGCCTGTTCCATGAAATGCTGGAAGGCCCGGGCGCCGTACGGAGAACCTTGGAGAAGTATCTAAAAAAGGAGTGA
- the uxuA gene encoding mannonate dehydratase, whose product MKMTWRWYGEGNDNITLDHIRQIPGVRGIVWSLHDKVAGEVWEMERIQAATDQITSKGFGTAVVESVNVHDDIKIGRPSRDHYIDIYIDTIRKLARVGVKVICYNFMPVFDWTRTELYKQLPDGSNALFYEKAAITDNPSEMVDRILQGAGKFTMPGWEPERLEKLDELFASYADVTEERLFENLQYFLERIIPVCEEVDIKMAIHPDDPAWPIFGLPRIIRSRDTIRRLLDAVDSPYNGLTFCTGSLGTNPDNDLPAMIREFADRIHFAHIRNVKVFENGDFIEVSHRGRDGSVDMPEVVKALYENGYTGYVRPDHGRHLWGEEANCRPGYGLYDRALGVMYLLGVWDSLENAGKVN is encoded by the coding sequence ATGAAGATGACGTGGAGATGGTACGGCGAAGGGAATGATAATATTACCCTGGATCATATCCGGCAAATACCGGGTGTAAGGGGCATCGTCTGGTCCCTGCACGATAAAGTGGCCGGAGAGGTTTGGGAGATGGAGCGGATTCAAGCAGCCACCGATCAGATTACAAGTAAAGGCTTCGGCACGGCTGTGGTGGAGAGCGTAAATGTGCATGACGATATCAAAATCGGAAGGCCGAGCCGTGATCATTATATTGACATTTATATCGATACGATCCGCAAGCTGGCCCGGGTAGGCGTTAAGGTGATCTGTTACAATTTTATGCCGGTGTTCGACTGGACGCGGACCGAGCTGTATAAGCAGCTGCCGGACGGCTCAAACGCGCTGTTCTATGAAAAGGCTGCCATTACCGACAACCCGAGTGAAATGGTTGACCGGATCCTGCAGGGCGCAGGCAAGTTCACTATGCCGGGCTGGGAGCCGGAACGGCTGGAAAAGCTCGATGAATTGTTTGCGTCTTATGCGGATGTGACCGAGGAGCGTCTCTTCGAGAATCTGCAATATTTCCTGGAGCGGATCATCCCGGTCTGCGAAGAAGTCGATATTAAAATGGCGATCCATCCGGATGATCCGGCTTGGCCGATCTTTGGACTGCCGCGTATTATCCGCAGCCGGGATACGATCCGCCGATTGCTGGACGCGGTGGATAGTCCTTATAATGGCCTTACGTTCTGTACGGGTTCACTGGGAACCAATCCGGACAATGATCTGCCGGCGATGATTCGTGAATTTGCGGATCGGATTCATTTTGCGCATATCCGGAATGTGAAAGTGTTCGAGAACGGCGATTTCATTGAGGTGTCCCACCGCGGCCGCGATGGCAGCGTGGATATGCCGGAGGTTGTTAAGGCTCTTTATGAAAACGGATACACCGGTTATGTCCGTCCGGATCACGGCCGTCATTTGTGGGGAGAAGAGGCCAACTGCCGCCCGGGTTATGGTCTGTACGACCGAGCGCTGGGCGTTATGTACCTGCTCGGCGTCTGGGACAGTCTGGAAAACGCAGGGAAGGTGAATTAA
- a CDS encoding GntR family transcriptional regulator: MSTKNEIKNEIMNALKQEIITLKLKPGSILSETALSERYQISRTPLRDVLKQLSLESYIDVYPKKGNMVSFIDLESVEQMIFLRSVLEKEIMNHLSTTHLPLAGVHELKEILNRQQAAIQQDDAAEKFLHLDDAFHHALFRLAGREFLWNLIQQFNVHYARYRRLHMLKKEKLEDIHAEHQQMLDYLIHQETDRLDELIQHHLREDINSRYLQENFSDYIKA, translated from the coding sequence ATGTCCACCAAAAATGAAATCAAAAACGAAATCATGAACGCGCTCAAACAAGAAATTATCACTTTAAAGCTGAAGCCCGGAAGTATTCTGAGCGAAACCGCATTGTCCGAACGTTATCAAATCTCCAGAACGCCGCTTCGTGATGTCCTGAAGCAGCTCAGCCTGGAATCCTATATAGACGTTTATCCCAAAAAAGGAAATATGGTTTCCTTTATTGACCTGGAGTCGGTGGAGCAGATGATTTTTCTGAGAAGTGTCCTGGAGAAAGAGATTATGAACCATCTAAGTACCACTCACCTGCCGCTCGCAGGCGTTCATGAATTGAAAGAGATTCTGAACCGGCAGCAGGCGGCCATTCAACAGGACGATGCTGCGGAAAAATTCCTTCACCTGGATGACGCTTTCCACCACGCCCTGTTCCGGCTGGCCGGCCGTGAGTTTCTGTGGAATCTCATCCAGCAGTTTAACGTGCATTATGCCAGGTACCGCAGGCTGCACATGCTCAAGAAGGAGAAGCTGGAGGACATACACGCTGAGCATCAGCAGATGCTTGATTATCTGATTCATCAGGAAACGGACCGGCTTGACGAATTGATCCAGCATCATTTGCGAGAGGACATTAACTCCCGTTATCTGCAGGAGAATTTCTCGGACTATATTAAGGCTTGA
- a CDS encoding NADH:flavin oxidoreductase, which yields MAANQQVLTDYRLGELHLKNRVVLAPMTRVSATPDGLATEEMARYYASFAKGGFGLLITESVYTDDNYSQGSLNQPGLTNEEQLLSWKKVTDAVHQFGSKIIAQLAHAGALSQGNAHREGTVGPSAYQPEGNRIALYGPGGAYPEAKALSQAEIKEIISGFESAAERAQRAGFDGVEIHCANGFLHDQFLTPYTNQRTDEYGGSLENRLRFLIETIEAVKSRTGSNFTVGIRISQAKMNNYLYKWPNGEADAKVIFESLGHAGVDYLHVYEYNSLAPAFEDNPYTLAELARKYGNTTVIVNGGLSTAEEVEQALNQGGDLAALAKIALANPNWPEKVSQGEAIKPFNGELLTPTPALKASELLDQNEL from the coding sequence ATGGCTGCAAATCAACAAGTATTAACGGATTACCGTTTGGGCGAACTTCATTTAAAGAACCGGGTGGTTCTGGCGCCAATGACAAGAGTCTCTGCAACACCAGATGGACTGGCAACTGAAGAAATGGCCCGTTATTACGCAAGTTTTGCGAAGGGAGGCTTTGGTCTGCTGATTACGGAATCTGTTTATACAGACGATAATTACAGCCAAGGCTCGCTGAACCAGCCGGGTTTAACCAACGAGGAACAGCTTCTTTCCTGGAAAAAGGTGACGGACGCCGTCCATCAATTCGGCAGTAAAATCATCGCGCAGCTCGCACATGCTGGTGCTCTTTCGCAAGGAAATGCACACCGGGAAGGGACGGTTGGTCCGTCCGCTTATCAGCCGGAAGGTAATCGAATTGCCCTATATGGTCCCGGAGGGGCTTATCCGGAGGCAAAAGCACTAAGCCAGGCGGAGATCAAAGAAATCATCTCCGGTTTTGAATCCGCGGCAGAAAGGGCACAGCGAGCCGGGTTTGACGGCGTTGAGATCCATTGCGCCAATGGTTTTTTACATGATCAGTTTTTGACGCCCTATACGAATCAGCGAACGGATGAATACGGCGGCAGTCTGGAGAATCGACTTCGTTTCCTGATAGAAACAATAGAAGCCGTAAAGTCCCGGACCGGCTCTAATTTTACCGTTGGTATAAGAATTTCACAGGCCAAAATGAACAATTATCTTTATAAGTGGCCAAATGGAGAAGCGGATGCCAAAGTGATCTTTGAAAGCTTGGGACATGCCGGGGTGGATTATCTTCACGTTTATGAATACAATTCGCTGGCTCCTGCATTCGAGGATAACCCGTACACCCTGGCGGAGTTGGCCCGCAAATATGGCAATACGACCGTAATCGTGAACGGAGGTCTTAGCACGGCCGAAGAGGTAGAACAAGCCCTGAATCAAGGCGGGGACTTGGCAGCACTGGCCAAAATTGCCTTAGCCAATCCTAATTGGCCCGAGAAAGTGTCCCAAGGTGAAGCGATTAAGCCGTTTAACGGAGAACTCTTGACGCCAACGCCTGCTCTGAAAGCCAGTGAACTGCTGGATCAGAATGAGCTTTAA
- a CDS encoding TetR/AcrR family transcriptional regulator, which produces MSRPREFDVDQALNQSMEVFWDKGYKATSFEDLTNKTKVKKQSLYGVFKDKRTLFLRALALYRAQNQEMLEALASGEGTPTEILESIKSKSLCSSNEGSHRGCLMVNTALEFGISDQEVTDEVEKMFGDVQMMLEEVIRKGQELNEITTRFTSQALAEHLANTLRGVRILEKTGAPAERIESVLNTAFGLVHN; this is translated from the coding sequence ATGAGTAGACCAAGAGAATTCGATGTGGATCAAGCGCTGAATCAGTCGATGGAGGTTTTCTGGGATAAAGGTTATAAGGCAACTTCCTTTGAAGATCTCACGAACAAAACAAAGGTTAAGAAACAAAGCTTGTACGGGGTTTTTAAGGATAAACGCACTTTATTCCTGAGAGCTTTAGCATTGTACCGGGCTCAAAACCAAGAAATGCTGGAAGCACTGGCAAGCGGAGAAGGGACGCCGACCGAAATCCTGGAGAGCATTAAGTCCAAGTCGCTTTGTTCGTCCAATGAGGGCAGTCACCGGGGTTGTCTGATGGTGAATACTGCGCTGGAGTTCGGCATCAGTGATCAGGAAGTGACGGATGAGGTTGAGAAGATGTTTGGCGATGTTCAAATGATGCTTGAGGAGGTTATTCGCAAAGGGCAGGAACTTAACGAAATTACGACACGCTTTACAAGCCAGGCATTAGCCGAACATTTAGCGAACACCTTGCGCGGCGTTCGTATCCTTGAGAAGACGGGAGCTCCTGCCGAACGGATCGAATCCGTTTTGAATACAGCTTTTGGCTTAGTACATAACTAA
- a CDS encoding manganese catalase family protein yields the protein MFYHIKELQFRAKPEKPDPVYARKLQEVLGGQYGEMSVMMQYLFQGFNCRAEQKYRDMLLDIGTEEIGHVEMLSTMIAQLLDGAPADQAEEAAKDPIIAAALGGMNPQHAIVTGLGAAPTDSNGYPWNSKYIVSSGNLLADFRANLNAESQGLLQVVRLYEQTTDPGIRDMLSFMIARDIMHQNQWLAAIEEIEQLDGPIVPASFPRERTVEEATRQFMNFSEGEESRQGRWASGPLPDGTGNFEYVAKPQPEGQIPILGPAPDHQHNAPGVKPYLSNPGK from the coding sequence ATGTTTTATCACATCAAAGAACTCCAATTTCGGGCGAAGCCAGAGAAACCCGATCCGGTCTATGCCAGAAAGCTGCAGGAAGTGCTGGGCGGGCAATATGGTGAAATGTCCGTAATGATGCAGTATCTGTTTCAGGGCTTTAACTGCCGGGCTGAGCAAAAATACCGCGATATGCTGCTGGATATCGGCACCGAAGAGATCGGCCATGTCGAAATGCTGAGCACCATGATTGCCCAGCTGCTGGACGGCGCTCCCGCCGATCAGGCGGAGGAAGCGGCTAAAGATCCAATCATTGCCGCAGCGCTCGGCGGGATGAATCCGCAGCATGCGATCGTAACCGGATTAGGCGCAGCCCCAACCGATAGCAACGGTTACCCGTGGAACAGCAAATATATCGTTTCAAGCGGCAATCTGCTGGCCGACTTCCGCGCCAATCTGAACGCCGAATCTCAAGGGCTTTTGCAGGTGGTTCGTTTATATGAGCAGACGACGGACCCTGGAATCCGCGACATGTTGTCCTTTATGATTGCCCGCGACATCATGCATCAGAATCAATGGCTGGCCGCGATTGAGGAAATCGAACAGCTGGATGGTCCTATCGTTCCGGCTTCCTTCCCTCGAGAACGTACGGTGGAAGAAGCTACGCGGCAGTTCATGAATTTCTCGGAAGGCGAAGAAAGCCGTCAGGGACGCTGGGCCAGCGGACCTTTGCCGGATGGTACAGGGAACTTTGAATATGTGGCCAAACCTCAGCCAGAAGGCCAGATCCCGATTCTCGGTCCAGCTCCGGACCACCAACACAACGCCCCTGGCGTCAAACCTTATCTATCCAATCCCGGAAAATAA
- a CDS encoding metal ABC transporter substrate-binding protein — translation MKSPKHVLAALSLSVVLLAAGCSSNNSNQSANQEGTPSASGQPETSASTSAEKLQIKTSFYPMFEFTRHVAGDLADVESLVPPDVEPHDWEPTAKDLAEITDADVLIYNGAGLEGWVDQVTSSATGGHLTTIEASKGLDIMDGFVEEEEEEGHEEGHDHDHGGLDPHVWLSPALAIQEVQNIEQGLAQVDPDHADTYKANADAYVAQLQQLDQDFKDGLKDVKRKDFITQHAAFGYLAKEYGLTQVPIAGLSPEQEPSAAKMAEIVDFAKEHNVKTIFFETLVSSSVADTISKEIGAKSAVLNPIEGLTAEDQADGLDYIGLMRQNLEALKTALNE, via the coding sequence ATGAAATCACCGAAACACGTGCTTGCTGCTTTATCGCTGTCCGTGGTGCTGCTGGCAGCAGGTTGCAGCTCGAATAACAGTAACCAGTCTGCTAACCAAGAAGGTACACCTTCCGCATCCGGTCAGCCGGAAACGTCGGCTTCCACTTCAGCCGAGAAGCTTCAAATCAAGACAAGTTTCTATCCGATGTTTGAATTTACCCGCCACGTTGCCGGAGATCTCGCCGATGTGGAGAGTCTGGTTCCGCCGGATGTCGAACCTCATGATTGGGAGCCGACAGCCAAAGACTTGGCGGAAATAACGGATGCCGATGTATTGATCTATAACGGCGCAGGTCTGGAAGGCTGGGTGGATCAGGTAACTTCCAGTGCGACAGGCGGACATTTGACAACGATTGAAGCCAGCAAAGGTCTTGATATCATGGACGGCTTTGTAGAGGAAGAGGAAGAAGAAGGACATGAGGAAGGTCATGACCATGACCATGGCGGACTGGACCCGCACGTCTGGCTGTCTCCGGCACTTGCCATCCAGGAAGTACAGAACATTGAGCAGGGATTGGCTCAGGTAGATCCGGATCATGCCGATACCTATAAAGCTAATGCAGACGCTTATGTGGCTCAATTGCAGCAGCTCGATCAGGACTTTAAAGACGGTCTGAAAGACGTCAAACGGAAGGATTTCATCACCCAGCATGCCGCCTTTGGTTATCTCGCCAAGGAATACGGCCTGACTCAAGTGCCGATCGCCGGATTGTCTCCGGAACAGGAGCCGTCCGCTGCCAAAATGGCGGAAATCGTAGACTTCGCCAAAGAACATAATGTGAAGACGATTTTCTTTGAGACTTTGGTGTCTTCCAGTGTGGCGGATACGATCTCCAAGGAGATCGGAGCGAAATCGGCCGTTCTGAATCCGATTGAAGGTTTGACCGCCGAAGATCAAGCTGACGGTTTAGACTATATCGGTCTTATGCGTCAGAATCTGGAGGCTTTGAAGACGGCGCTTAACGAATAG
- a CDS encoding GTP-binding protein gives MTKKIPVTVLSGYLGSGKTTILNHVLNNREGWKVAVIVNDMSEINIDADLVREGGGVSRIDEKLVEMSNGCICCTLREDLLKEVERLAVEEKYDYILIESTGIGEPVPVAQTFSYVDEENGIDLTGLTRLDTMVTVVNAPEFLKDYNSRETLQDRGQEAGEEDDRRIVNLLIEQVEFCDVLVINKCDLLEEADLEHLEQVLRGIQPGAKIIKTVYGRIDPKEIMDTGLFDFEKASQSAGWIRELMKEEHTPETEEYGIHSFVYKRKIPFHPERFMKWVSRWPQEVVRCKGLLWLATRNRTAVSFSQAGSSKQLSSAGLWMSALTQEEKELYGIREEDRSPDWDPQYGDRVTKLVFIGVDMNREEIIHSLDQTLLTPEELKGDWTRLADPLPKC, from the coding sequence ATGACCAAAAAAATTCCGGTTACCGTATTAAGCGGATATTTAGGATCGGGAAAAACGACTATACTGAATCATGTGCTGAACAACCGCGAGGGCTGGAAGGTCGCAGTCATTGTGAATGACATGAGTGAAATCAATATAGATGCCGATCTGGTCCGCGAAGGCGGAGGGGTATCGCGTATTGACGAAAAGCTGGTTGAAATGTCCAACGGCTGCATTTGCTGCACTTTGCGGGAGGATCTGCTCAAAGAGGTAGAGCGGCTTGCCGTTGAGGAGAAATACGATTACATCCTGATCGAATCAACGGGGATCGGCGAACCGGTACCGGTTGCCCAGACCTTCAGCTATGTGGATGAGGAGAACGGCATAGATCTCACCGGCTTGACACGTTTGGATACGATGGTGACAGTCGTCAATGCGCCGGAATTCCTCAAAGACTATAACTCTCGCGAAACCCTCCAGGACCGGGGACAGGAAGCCGGAGAAGAGGATGACCGCCGGATTGTAAATCTGCTGATTGAACAGGTGGAGTTCTGCGATGTGCTGGTGATCAATAAATGCGATCTGCTGGAGGAAGCAGATCTAGAGCATCTGGAACAGGTGCTACGCGGCATTCAGCCGGGGGCGAAGATCATTAAGACGGTTTATGGACGAATCGACCCTAAGGAGATCATGGATACCGGTTTGTTTGATTTTGAGAAAGCCAGTCAATCCGCTGGCTGGATCAGAGAGCTGATGAAGGAAGAGCATACGCCGGAAACCGAAGAATATGGCATTCATTCCTTTGTCTATAAACGGAAAATTCCGTTTCATCCGGAGCGTTTCATGAAATGGGTGTCCCGCTGGCCGCAGGAGGTCGTGCGCTGCAAAGGTTTGCTGTGGCTGGCGACACGCAACCGGACGGCCGTTTCCTTTAGCCAGGCGGGCAGCTCCAAACAGTTGTCAAGCGCAGGACTGTGGATGTCCGCTCTTACCCAGGAGGAGAAGGAGCTTTACGGGATCAGGGAAGAGGATCGTTCTCCGGACTGGGACCCGCAATACGGGGACCGCGTCACCAAGCTGGTCTTTATCGGCGTGGATATGAACCGGGAGGAGATCATTCACAGTCTTGATCAAACGCTGTTAACGCCGGAGGAATTGAAAGGGGACTGGACCCGGCTGGCCGATCCGCTGCCCAAATGCTGA
- a CDS encoding metal ABC transporter ATP-binding protein, whose protein sequence is MSMSIPAVSVTDLFVSYHGKPALDNISFTINPGTRVGIIGPNGAGKSTLLKSILGLIPKDHGEVRLLGQPVKEVRTRVAYVAQRSEIDFTFPITVLDTVLLGTYPGLSWLRRARRSHKEWAFECLTKVGMADFARRQIGELSGGQQQRVFLARALAQKAEIFCLDEPFVGIDASSEEAIIELLQEQQQSGKTILIVHHDLSKTEEYFDELVLLNAGLIAAGPVQEVFQPEMMMKAYAAQLSFFKRKE, encoded by the coding sequence ATGAGCATGTCCATCCCTGCTGTATCCGTAACAGACCTGTTTGTGTCCTATCACGGCAAACCGGCATTAGACAACATCTCTTTCACAATTAACCCCGGCACAAGGGTCGGCATTATCGGTCCCAATGGGGCCGGCAAGTCTACGCTGCTGAAATCGATACTGGGGCTGATTCCCAAAGACCACGGCGAGGTACGCCTGCTGGGCCAACCCGTTAAAGAAGTCCGAACCCGGGTTGCGTATGTCGCCCAGCGCAGTGAAATTGATTTTACCTTTCCGATCACGGTTCTGGATACCGTGCTGCTCGGTACTTACCCGGGGTTAAGCTGGCTGCGTCGTGCGCGCCGGTCTCATAAGGAATGGGCCTTCGAGTGCCTGACGAAGGTCGGCATGGCAGATTTCGCCCGAAGGCAGATCGGCGAGCTGTCCGGCGGACAGCAGCAGCGAGTTTTTCTAGCCCGGGCTCTAGCGCAGAAAGCGGAAATTTTCTGCCTCGATGAGCCGTTTGTCGGGATTGACGCCTCCAGTGAAGAAGCGATCATTGAGCTGCTGCAGGAACAGCAGCAAAGCGGCAAAACCATTCTGATCGTTCATCATGACCTCAGCAAGACAGAGGAATATTTTGATGAGCTGGTGCTGCTGAACGCCGGTTTGATTGCGGCCGGTCCCGTTCAGGAGGTATTCCAGCCCGAAATGATGATGAAGGCTTATGCGGCTCAGCTTTCTTTTTTCAAACGAAAGGAGTGA